The proteins below are encoded in one region of Bdellovibrionales bacterium:
- the tnpB gene encoding IS66 family insertion sequence element accessory protein TnpB, giving the protein MWSLQGADGEGPHEWSSFVFSNRSRKSLKILVYDSQGFWIFHKRLSRGSFKWWRTGEGVSGELRASELAVLIWNGNPDLAAPQTEWKSTSNFVKSAEDFSDVESQEEDPH; this is encoded by the coding sequence TTGTGGAGTTTGCAAGGAGCAGATGGAGAAGGACCCCATGAGTGGAGCTCTTTTGTTTTCTCCAATAGATCGAGGAAATCTCTCAAGATATTGGTTTATGACTCCCAGGGGTTTTGGATATTTCATAAGCGGCTCAGTCGTGGATCGTTTAAGTGGTGGAGGACGGGAGAGGGAGTCTCGGGTGAGCTACGAGCCTCAGAGTTGGCAGTTCTTATCTGGAATGGAAATCCCGATTTAGCCGCACCACAAACAGAATGGAAAAGTACTTCCAATTTTGTGAAATCAGCGGAAGACTTTTCCGATGTTGAAAGCCAAGAAGAAGATCCACATTGA
- a CDS encoding XRE family transcriptional regulator has protein sequence MKTSKSVFKDMGFNEQEAMTLKVKADLHGKILDVVEKRRIKPRDLEKILDVPQPRVSELLRGKMSSFSIEKLLSYLEKMGIEASVSFKNRKAG, from the coding sequence ATGAAGACCAGTAAATCTGTGTTTAAAGATATGGGATTTAACGAACAGGAAGCCATGACTTTGAAGGTTAAGGCTGACCTTCATGGTAAGATCCTCGACGTCGTTGAAAAGAGGAGAATTAAGCCTCGCGATCTTGAAAAAATACTCGACGTGCCACAGCCAAGAGTGAGCGAGCTTTTAAGAGGTAAAATGTCTTCATTCAGTATTGAGAAGCTTCTTTCCTATCTCGAAAAAATGGGAATTGAGGCCTCAGTCTCTTTTAAAAACCGAAAAGCTGGCTGA
- a CDS encoding type II toxin-antitoxin system RelE/ParE family toxin, producing MALKEVLWLGDSKKVVSRFPAAIREDLGFQLYQLQQGKMPLKSRPMKTIGPGVFELKEQDHQGWYRVIYTIQVKDRVYVLHCFKKKSSKTAGIDLELAKNRLKQVR from the coding sequence TTGGCGCTAAAGGAAGTTTTATGGCTAGGCGACAGCAAAAAGGTGGTTAGCCGATTTCCAGCGGCAATTAGGGAGGATTTGGGCTTTCAACTCTACCAACTTCAACAGGGAAAAATGCCACTTAAAAGTCGTCCTATGAAAACTATAGGACCGGGAGTCTTTGAGTTGAAGGAACAAGACCATCAGGGGTGGTATAGAGTTATTTACACCATCCAGGTGAAGGACCGTGTTTATGTCCTTCATTGTTTCAAAAAGAAGAGCTCGAAAACGGCTGGCATTGATCTGGAACTTGCAAAAAATAGATTAAAGCAGGTGAGGTAG
- a CDS encoding transposase, with translation MSHPRSEQFKDIEQDFKRESEFVLGLISQVYANERHCKDVNLSPEERLQYHQEKSAQPMGELKTWIDKVFPNKLAEPNSKLGAGVKYMQKHWKGLTAFLRHPGAPIDNNILEQQLRTPVLNRKNFLFFKSEYGAFVGDILLSVIKTCDISEANAFDYMVSIQKNFELVRSNPDNWMPWNYTQNFEVVIHGQ, from the coding sequence GTGTCTCACCCACGGTCGGAGCAATTTAAGGATATCGAGCAGGACTTTAAAAGAGAAAGCGAATTTGTGCTGGGCCTTATTTCTCAGGTCTATGCAAACGAACGGCACTGTAAAGATGTGAATTTATCCCCCGAAGAGCGCCTCCAATACCACCAAGAGAAAAGTGCCCAGCCGATGGGGGAACTCAAAACCTGGATTGACAAAGTATTTCCCAACAAACTCGCTGAGCCCAATTCAAAACTAGGAGCCGGCGTCAAATACATGCAGAAGCATTGGAAGGGGCTCACCGCATTTCTCCGCCACCCAGGAGCCCCCATCGACAACAATATCCTCGAGCAACAGCTCCGTACCCCCGTTCTAAACCGAAAAAACTTCCTCTTCTTTAAAAGTGAATACGGGGCCTTCGTGGGCGACATTCTTCTCTCAGTTATAAAAACTTGTGACATCAGTGAGGCCAACGCTTTTGACTATATGGTGTCCATTCAAAAAAACTTTGAACTGGTCAGGTCCAACCCTGATAACTGGATGCCATGGAACTACACACAAAATTTCGAAGTAGTCATTCACGGTCAATGA
- the tnpB gene encoding IS66 family insertion sequence element accessory protein TnpB, protein MIQISPSSPIYIHCGAVDFRKGIDGLCGVCKEQMEKDPMSGALFVFSNRSRKSLKILVYDSQGFWIFHKRLSRGSFKWWRTGEGVSGELRASELAVLIWNGNPDLAAPQTEWKSTSNFVKSAEDFSDVESQEEDPH, encoded by the coding sequence GTGATTCAAATCAGTCCGTCCTCACCGATTTATATCCACTGCGGAGCTGTGGATTTTCGTAAGGGAATCGATGGCCTTTGTGGAGTTTGCAAGGAGCAGATGGAGAAGGACCCCATGAGTGGAGCTCTTTTTGTTTTCTCCAATAGATCGAGGAAATCTCTCAAGATATTGGTTTATGACTCCCAGGGGTTTTGGATATTTCATAAGCGGCTCAGTCGTGGATCGTTTAAGTGGTGGAGGACGGGAGAGGGAGTCTCGGGTGAGCTACGAGCCTCAGAGTTGGCAGTTCTTATCTGGAATGGAAATCCCGATTTAGCCGCACCACAAACAGAATGGAAAAGTACTTCCAATTTTGTGAAATCAGCGGAAGACTTTTCCGATGTTGAAAGCCAAGAAGAAGATCCACATTGA
- a CDS encoding XRE family transcriptional regulator, with the protein MDYPSKRQLKEIDKKLRDIEGTLMVGPSSSPAEKFRWDLCQNLVKYMNEKGLSQVEFAKLLRIDQSRVSEIVNHRIDKVSTDKLISYNEEIDPRVEFKIAK; encoded by the coding sequence ATGGATTATCCTAGCAAGAGGCAATTAAAAGAGATTGATAAGAAACTCCGGGATATTGAGGGCACCTTGATGGTTGGCCCCAGTTCTTCCCCCGCTGAGAAGTTTCGTTGGGACCTATGCCAAAATCTCGTAAAATATATGAATGAGAAAGGTTTATCTCAGGTGGAATTTGCAAAGCTATTGAGAATTGATCAGTCAAGGGTCAGTGAGATCGTCAATCACCGTATTGACAAGGTTTCCACTGACAAGCTGATCTCTTATAATGAAGAAATTGATCCTCGGGTAGAATTTAAGATTGCTAAATAA